In Holophagales bacterium, one DNA window encodes the following:
- the amrB gene encoding AmmeMemoRadiSam system protein B has translation MPLSASLPIRPPAVAGRFYPGRPGALADEVRRHLDGARAAGERTRRTDDSAAVLPPAIVAPHAGYLFSGPIAGSAFGEWHERGAAPRRVVILGPNHYVPLTGLALPAASAFATPLGALPLAAEIVEALLALPFVRVDAAVHAPEHALEVELPFLQVLFGDVEIVPLLVGEATPEQVAAALEIAWSAADTRVVVSSDLSHYLAYDEARTVDARTAGRICDTCAGERLVPLSPFEACGARSLDGWRLVVQRRGLTVRLLDLRNSGDTAGRRDQVVGYGAFACDEPGSAARVGGGSADVH, from the coding sequence ATGCCCCTCTCCGCTTCCCTGCCGATCCGACCGCCAGCGGTGGCCGGGCGCTTCTATCCGGGGCGCCCGGGGGCCCTCGCCGACGAGGTGCGGCGCCATCTCGACGGAGCGCGCGCCGCCGGCGAGCGCACACGCCGAACGGACGATTCCGCGGCGGTGCTCCCTCCGGCGATCGTCGCGCCGCACGCCGGCTACCTCTTCTCGGGGCCGATCGCCGGCTCGGCGTTCGGCGAGTGGCACGAGCGCGGCGCGGCGCCGCGCCGCGTGGTGATCCTCGGCCCGAACCACTACGTGCCGCTCACCGGGCTGGCGCTTCCCGCCGCCTCGGCGTTCGCCACGCCGCTCGGAGCGCTGCCGCTCGCCGCCGAGATCGTCGAGGCGCTTCTCGCGCTGCCGTTCGTCCGGGTCGACGCCGCGGTGCACGCGCCGGAGCATGCCCTCGAGGTCGAGTTGCCGTTCCTCCAGGTGCTCTTCGGCGACGTCGAGATCGTCCCGCTGCTGGTCGGCGAGGCGACGCCCGAGCAGGTGGCGGCCGCGCTGGAGATCGCCTGGAGCGCTGCCGACACCCGCGTCGTGGTGAGCTCCGACCTCTCGCACTACCTCGCCTACGACGAGGCGCGGACCGTCGACGCGCGCACCGCGGGACGGATCTGCGACACCTGCGCCGGTGAGCGGCTCGTGCCGCTCTCGCCGTTCGAGGCCTGCGGCGCCCGCTCGCTCGACGGTTGGCGGCTCGTGGTGCAGCGACGCGGGCTCACCGTGCGCCTGCTCGACCTGCGCAACTCCGGCGACACGGCGGGTCGGCGCGACCAGGTGGTCGGCTACGGTGCGTTCGCCTGCGACGAGCCCGGCTCCGCGGCGAGGGTCGGAGGAGGTTCCGCCGATGTCCACTGA
- a CDS encoding DUF1801 domain-containing protein: protein MAELKTKPTEVSVAAFLAAIPDARRRVEGETLLAVLGRASGEPARMWGPSIVGFGSYHYRYESGHEGDACLTGFSPRQAALSIYVLPGFARYQELLQRLGKHKAGKACLYVKRLTDIDLAVLEELVRASVEQLRLRYPPR, encoded by the coding sequence ATGGCCGAGCTGAAGACGAAGCCGACCGAGGTGAGCGTGGCGGCGTTCCTCGCCGCGATCCCGGACGCCAGACGCCGCGTGGAGGGCGAGACGCTGCTGGCCGTCCTCGGGCGCGCGAGCGGGGAACCGGCGCGGATGTGGGGGCCGAGCATCGTCGGCTTCGGCAGCTACCACTACCGCTACGAGAGCGGGCACGAGGGCGACGCCTGCCTCACCGGCTTCTCGCCCCGCCAGGCGGCGCTGTCGATCTACGTCCTGCCCGGCTTCGCCCGTTACCAGGAGCTGTTGCAGCGGCTCGGCAAGCACAAGGCCGGGAAGGCCTGCCTCTACGTCAAGCGCCTGACCGACATCGACCTCGCCGTGCTCGAGGAGCTCGTCCGCGCCTCGGTCGAGCAGCTGCGACTCAGGTATCCCCCCCGCTAG
- a CDS encoding DUF1569 domain-containing protein produces the protein MPTLFDGATRESLQERLGALDPEAAARWGKMTAPQMLCHVADQMRVALGDVPAVAVPTLLRFKPVRWLFVDRLPWPKGRIPTAPEMQRTRPGEWADDLAAARGLIDRFATASRTREWPVHPAFGRLSGDEWGSLSARHLDYHLQQFGA, from the coding sequence ATGCCGACGCTCTTCGATGGTGCGACGCGCGAATCGCTGCAGGAACGTCTCGGGGCGCTCGATCCGGAGGCGGCGGCGCGGTGGGGAAAGATGACCGCTCCGCAGATGCTCTGCCACGTCGCCGATCAGATGCGGGTGGCGCTCGGCGACGTCCCGGCGGTCGCGGTGCCGACGCTGCTCCGCTTCAAGCCGGTGCGCTGGCTCTTCGTCGACCGGCTGCCCTGGCCGAAGGGGAGGATTCCGACCGCACCGGAGATGCAGCGCACGCGACCCGGGGAGTGGGCCGACGACCTCGCCGCGGCACGGGGGTTGATCGACCGCTTCGCGACCGCGAGCCGTACCCGGGAGTGGCCGGTCCACCCGGCCTTCGGGCGACTCTCCGGCGACGAGTGGGGCTCGCTCTCGGCCCGACATCTCGACTACCACCTGCAGCAGTTCGGCGCCTGA
- the amrA gene encoding AmmeMemoRadiSam system protein A: MSTEELTRGQLLAALARGAIASRLALPVEPLLELPDWLRAPGAVFVTLHLGGALRGCIGSLAARRPLLDDLLSNATSAAFGDPRFPPLSRPELAQVTVEVSELGPLEPLTVESEEQARAALRPRQDGVVLEHGGHRGTFLPQVWAQIPEPAEFLRQLKRKAGLAPDFWSAEMRLSRYAVAEHTESPRRPALTPMHRRWSGVD; the protein is encoded by the coding sequence ATGTCCACTGAGGAGCTCACTCGCGGTCAGCTGCTCGCCGCGCTCGCCCGCGGCGCGATCGCTTCGCGTCTTGCCCTGCCCGTCGAGCCGCTGCTCGAGCTGCCCGACTGGCTGCGCGCCCCCGGGGCGGTCTTCGTCACCCTGCACCTCGGCGGTGCGCTCCGGGGCTGCATCGGTTCGCTCGCCGCACGCCGTCCGTTGCTCGACGACCTGCTGAGCAACGCGACGAGCGCGGCGTTCGGTGATCCGCGCTTCCCGCCGCTCTCGCGCCCGGAGCTCGCCCAGGTGACCGTCGAGGTCTCCGAGCTCGGGCCGCTCGAACCGCTCACGGTGGAGAGCGAAGAGCAGGCCCGCGCGGCGCTCCGACCGCGGCAGGACGGCGTCGTGCTCGAGCACGGCGGACACCGCGGCACCTTCCTGCCGCAGGTCTGGGCGCAGATCCCCGAGCCCGCGGAGTTCCTGCGCCAGCTCAAGCGCAAGGCCGGGCTCGCGCCGGACTTCTGGTCCGCAGAAATGCGCCTCTCGCGCTACGCCGTCGCCGAGCACACCGAGTCGCCGCGCCGTCCGGCTCTCACGCCGATGCACCGGCGCTGGAGCGGGGTCGATTGA
- a CDS encoding protein kinase produces the protein MDERHPWEASEAIVAVGELVAGRYRIVCRLGGGAMGEVFEALDLELGVSVALKVLRVPLGESDESGSRFKREVLLARRVTHPNVCRLFDLGVHRPGTGGPPRRFLTLELVRGETLAARLRRVGALEPAEALPIVRQVAAGLEAAHAAGVVHRDLKSGNVLLEEVALGQPPRAVITDFGLARGLDGVSAPPDALTLTATGGLLGTPAYMSPEQVEGRPAGPASDLYSLGVMLYEMVTGELPFVGASPISAALKRLTEPPPRPRTLRPGVDPVWEAAILRCLERDPDDRFASPTDLVRALDGESVAPPSGRRRRRLVGWAVAAGVALLAMLGGGVMLAPWLARRAAAPPAQSSPRTPRETVAVLGFRNLAGRPESAWLGSALAEMLTTEVAAGGGVRAIPGENVARMKLELALAEPDSLAPDTLARVRDNLGADRVVLGGFAALGPESGGRLRLDIRVQRTGGGEVQALRFEGREAELFELVGRAGSGLREVLGVSALSADQEGARRASLPRSPEAARLYAEGLASLRRFDAPSARALLERACEADPQFAPARAALARSLNMLGYDTKAAEEARRAAEDTSGLPREEALAIVGMRHEVTREWSAAVESYRELRRVAPDDLEAGLRLAWVQIRAGDAEGSLATIVELRGLSAAAAGDPRLDQVAAEAYGDLGRNAERLQAALAAGKRAREVGATIILANARMEEGAAQRRLGRRDLARGAFEEARRIFERAGDRVAAAEALVPLGTLLRQEGDLAGATRLYTEAYDACMAAGSPVRAARARFYVALALADSGKVEEAEQIYEQALVVFREAGDKQAAVATLSNVGTMRYLRGDLAGAAARHEEGRALARELGNRSREISSLLNLGAIRLDGGETGAAIAADDEAIALARELGDRQLEGRALWNRCAALRVAGRAGEARADCEGALVRLEAEKELASIAGVKRELAVLALDRGAPSEAVPLARAATDALTAAGFAGDAAEAGATLAWALAAAGDRSAPEALAAAVAQLAANEELRPRLAVDAARARLAAVDGRRDQAVRAWRRLAAEGRTLGLVLQALEAEIEAAGLERGLGRAKASEALNKAAAEAERRGLVALAARARSLAAGPLAKRPGAPVGAG, from the coding sequence ATGGACGAACGACACCCTTGGGAGGCGTCGGAGGCGATCGTCGCGGTCGGCGAGTTGGTGGCCGGCCGGTATCGGATCGTCTGCCGGTTGGGCGGCGGGGCGATGGGGGAGGTGTTCGAGGCGCTCGATCTCGAGCTCGGGGTGTCGGTGGCGCTCAAGGTGCTGCGAGTACCGCTCGGCGAGAGCGACGAGTCGGGCAGCCGCTTCAAGCGCGAGGTGTTGCTGGCGCGGCGGGTGACGCACCCGAACGTCTGCCGGCTCTTCGACCTCGGGGTCCATCGCCCGGGCACCGGCGGGCCGCCACGGCGCTTCCTGACGCTCGAGCTGGTGCGCGGCGAGACGCTCGCGGCGCGATTGCGCCGGGTCGGGGCGCTCGAGCCGGCCGAGGCGCTACCGATCGTCCGCCAGGTCGCCGCCGGGCTCGAGGCGGCGCACGCCGCCGGCGTCGTGCACCGCGACCTGAAGAGTGGCAATGTTCTCCTCGAGGAGGTTGCGCTCGGCCAGCCACCGCGCGCCGTGATCACCGATTTCGGCTTGGCGCGGGGCCTCGACGGCGTGAGCGCGCCGCCCGACGCACTCACCCTCACGGCCACCGGCGGTCTGCTCGGCACGCCCGCCTACATGTCGCCCGAGCAGGTCGAGGGGCGCCCCGCCGGGCCGGCGTCGGACCTCTACTCGCTCGGTGTGATGCTCTACGAGATGGTCACCGGCGAGCTGCCGTTCGTCGGCGCGTCGCCGATCTCGGCGGCGCTCAAACGGCTGACCGAGCCGCCGCCCCGGCCGCGGACGCTGCGCCCCGGCGTCGACCCGGTCTGGGAAGCGGCGATCCTGCGCTGCCTCGAGCGTGACCCCGACGACCGCTTCGCGTCACCCACCGATCTGGTGCGTGCGCTCGACGGCGAGTCGGTCGCGCCGCCCAGCGGACGGCGGCGTCGGCGTCTCGTCGGCTGGGCCGTCGCCGCCGGCGTCGCGTTGCTCGCCATGCTCGGCGGTGGGGTGATGCTCGCGCCCTGGCTGGCGCGCCGCGCCGCCGCGCCGCCGGCGCAGTCGTCGCCGCGGACGCCGCGCGAGACGGTCGCGGTGCTCGGCTTCCGCAACCTCGCCGGGCGCCCCGAGTCCGCCTGGCTGGGCAGCGCGCTCGCCGAGATGCTCACCACCGAGGTGGCGGCGGGAGGGGGAGTGCGCGCCATTCCCGGGGAGAACGTCGCGCGGATGAAGCTCGAGCTGGCGCTCGCCGAGCCGGATTCGCTCGCCCCCGACACGCTGGCTCGCGTGCGCGACAACCTCGGCGCCGACCGCGTCGTGCTGGGCGGCTTCGCGGCGCTCGGGCCCGAGTCCGGGGGACGGCTGCGGCTCGACATCCGCGTGCAACGCACCGGCGGTGGGGAGGTCCAGGCGTTGCGCTTCGAAGGCCGGGAGGCCGAGCTCTTCGAGCTCGTCGGTCGGGCCGGCAGCGGCCTGCGCGAGGTGCTCGGCGTGTCGGCACTCTCTGCCGACCAGGAGGGGGCGCGGCGCGCCTCGCTGCCGCGCTCGCCGGAGGCGGCGCGCCTCTACGCCGAAGGACTGGCGAGCCTGCGCCGCTTCGACGCACCGTCGGCGCGAGCGCTGCTCGAGCGGGCCTGCGAGGCCGATCCGCAGTTCGCTCCGGCGCGCGCGGCGCTGGCCCGCTCGCTCAACATGCTCGGCTACGACACCAAGGCCGCCGAGGAGGCGCGCCGCGCGGCCGAGGACACCTCGGGGTTGCCGCGCGAGGAGGCGTTGGCGATCGTCGGCATGCGGCACGAGGTGACGCGCGAGTGGAGCGCGGCGGTCGAGAGCTACCGCGAGCTGCGGCGCGTCGCGCCGGACGATCTCGAGGCGGGCCTGCGTCTGGCCTGGGTGCAGATCCGCGCCGGCGACGCCGAGGGCTCGCTCGCCACGATCGTCGAGTTGCGCGGACTCTCGGCAGCGGCGGCCGGCGACCCGCGTCTCGACCAGGTCGCGGCGGAGGCCTACGGCGATCTCGGCCGGAATGCCGAACGGCTGCAGGCGGCGCTCGCCGCCGGCAAGCGGGCGCGGGAGGTCGGCGCGACGATCATCCTCGCCAACGCGCGGATGGAGGAGGGGGCGGCGCAGCGCCGGCTCGGCCGGCGCGATCTGGCGCGCGGCGCCTTCGAGGAGGCGCGGCGGATCTTCGAACGGGCCGGCGATCGCGTCGCGGCCGCCGAGGCGCTCGTGCCGCTCGGCACGCTGCTGCGGCAGGAGGGCGATCTCGCCGGGGCGACGCGCCTCTACACCGAGGCCTACGACGCCTGCATGGCCGCGGGGAGCCCCGTGCGTGCCGCACGAGCGCGCTTCTACGTCGCCCTGGCCCTCGCCGACTCGGGCAAGGTCGAGGAGGCCGAGCAGATCTACGAGCAGGCGCTCGTCGTCTTCCGCGAGGCCGGCGACAAGCAGGCGGCGGTGGCGACGCTGTCGAACGTCGGCACGATGCGCTACCTGCGCGGCGACCTCGCGGGGGCGGCGGCGCGTCACGAGGAGGGCCGGGCGCTCGCTCGCGAGCTCGGCAACCGCTCGCGCGAGATCTCGTCGCTGCTCAACCTCGGCGCGATCCGCCTCGACGGCGGGGAGACCGGCGCGGCGATCGCCGCCGACGACGAGGCGATCGCGCTGGCGCGCGAGCTCGGTGACCGTCAGCTCGAAGGGCGGGCGTTGTGGAACCGCTGCGCCGCCCTGCGCGTCGCCGGCCGGGCGGGCGAGGCGCGCGCCGACTGCGAAGGGGCGCTGGTGCGGCTCGAGGCGGAGAAGGAGCTCGCCTCGATCGCCGGTGTCAAGCGCGAGCTCGCCGTTCTGGCGCTCGATCGCGGCGCGCCGTCGGAGGCCGTGCCGCTCGCCCGCGCGGCGACCGACGCGCTCACCGCCGCAGGCTTCGCCGGCGACGCCGCCGAGGCCGGCGCGACGCTCGCCTGGGCGCTCGCCGCCGCCGGCGACCGTTCCGCACCGGAGGCGCTGGCCGCCGCGGTGGCGCAGCTCGCCGCCAACGAGGAGCTGCGCCCGCGCCTCGCCGTCGACGCCGCTCGGGCGCGGTTGGCGGCGGTCGACGGACGCCGCGATCAGGCGGTGCGGGCGTGGCGCCGGCTCGCCGCCGAGGGGCGTACACTGGGTCTGGTGCTCCAGGCGCTCGAGGCCGAGATCGAGGCCGCCGGTCTCGAGCGTGGGCTCGGGCGGGCGAAAGCCTCCGAGGCGCTGAACAAGGCCGCCGCGGAGGCCGAGCGGCGTGGCCTGGTGGCGCTCGCCGCGCGGGCACGCTCGCTCGCCGCCGGGCCGCTCGCCAAGCGCCCCGGGGCACCGGTCGGCGCGGGCTGA